From Pseudomonas sp. LS1212, the proteins below share one genomic window:
- a CDS encoding ABC transporter ATP-binding protein — protein sequence MSFVSVEHLQKNYASTPVFSDINCRIERGEFVTLLGPSGCGKSTLLRCIAGLTSVNSGKILLDGQDLVPLSPQKRGIGMVFQSYALFPNMTVEQNVAFGLRMQKVNGDDSHKRTGEVLALVELQEFAKRYPHQLSGGQCQRVALARSLVTRPRLLLLDEPLSALDARIRKHLREQIRQIQRELGLTTIFVTHDQEEALTMSDRIFLMNQGRIVQSGDAETLYTAPVDVFAAGFIGNYNLLDADSASRLLQRPIHSRLAIRPEAIVLGLSGELDGEVRSHTLLGNVIRYRVEARGVELIVDVLNRSAADLHPNGQRVSLSIDPTALCEVA from the coding sequence ATGAGTTTCGTCAGCGTCGAACATTTGCAAAAGAACTACGCCAGCACACCGGTGTTCAGCGACATCAACTGTCGCATCGAACGGGGCGAATTCGTCACCCTGCTCGGCCCTTCCGGTTGCGGCAAATCCACCCTGCTGCGCTGTATTGCCGGGCTGACCTCGGTCAACAGCGGCAAGATCCTCCTGGACGGCCAGGACCTGGTGCCCCTCAGCCCGCAAAAGCGCGGGATCGGCATGGTATTCCAGAGCTATGCCCTGTTCCCCAACATGACCGTGGAGCAGAACGTTGCCTTCGGCCTGCGCATGCAGAAGGTCAACGGCGACGACAGCCACAAGCGCACCGGCGAAGTGCTGGCGCTGGTCGAATTGCAAGAGTTCGCCAAACGCTATCCGCACCAGCTTTCCGGCGGCCAATGCCAGCGCGTGGCCCTGGCTCGCTCGCTGGTCACCCGGCCGCGCCTGCTGCTGCTCGACGAACCGCTGTCGGCGCTCGACGCGCGCATCCGCAAACACCTGCGCGAGCAGATCCGGCAGATTCAGCGCGAGCTGGGCCTGACCACGATTTTCGTGACCCATGACCAGGAAGAAGCCCTGACCATGTCCGACCGGATCTTCCTGATGAACCAGGGCCGTATCGTCCAGAGCGGTGACGCCGAAACCCTCTACACCGCGCCGGTCGATGTGTTCGCCGCCGGTTTCATCGGCAACTACAATCTGCTCGATGCCGACAGTGCCAGCCGCCTGCTGCAGCGCCCGATCCACTCGCGCCTGGCGATCCGCCCGGAAGCCATCGTGTTGGGCCTGAGCGGCGAGCTCGACGGTGAAGTGCGCAGTCACACCCTACTGGGCAATGTGATCCGCTACCGGGTCGAAGCCCGTGGCGTAGAGTTGATCGTCGATGTACTGAACCGTTCGGCGGCCGACCTGCACCCCAATGGTCAGCGCGTGTCGCTTTCCATCGATCCCACTGCCCTTTGTGAGGTAGCCTGA
- a CDS encoding HAD family phosphatase, translated as MALAIFDLDETLIHGDCASLWSAQMGRLGWVDSESFLRRDLQLMDAYGKGHLAMEDYMAFSLEPIAGRTPEEVEHLVGPWVEDFIEPIIFSDACKKIAEHRKAGDRILIISASGTHLVKPIAERLGVDEILGIELEIKGGVYTGNTVGTLTYREGKITRLMDWLDAEEENLEGAYFYSDSRNDLPLLRKVDNPRVVNPDPVLLAEAEKAGWPIHQWS; from the coding sequence ATGGCTCTAGCGATTTTCGATTTGGACGAAACCCTGATTCACGGCGACTGCGCGTCGCTCTGGAGTGCACAGATGGGCCGGTTGGGCTGGGTTGACAGCGAGTCCTTCCTGCGCCGTGACCTCCAACTGATGGACGCCTACGGCAAGGGCCACCTGGCCATGGAAGACTATATGGCCTTCAGCCTGGAGCCGATTGCCGGGCGTACACCGGAAGAGGTCGAGCATCTGGTCGGGCCTTGGGTCGAGGACTTCATCGAACCGATCATTTTCAGCGACGCCTGCAAAAAAATTGCCGAGCACCGCAAGGCTGGCGACCGGATCCTGATTATCTCGGCGTCCGGTACGCACCTGGTCAAACCCATCGCCGAACGCCTGGGCGTGGATGAAATTCTCGGGATCGAGCTGGAGATCAAGGGCGGGGTGTATACCGGCAATACCGTCGGCACCCTCACCTACCGCGAAGGCAAGATCACTCGGTTGATGGATTGGCTGGATGCTGAAGAGGAGAACCTCGAAGGCGCGTATTTCTATTCCGATTCGCGCAATGATTTGCCGTTGTTGCGCAAGGTCGACAACCCGCGGGTGGTGAACCCGGATCCGGTGTTACTTGCTGAAGCCGAGAAGGCGGGGTGGCCGATACATCAGTGGAGTTGA
- a CDS encoding zinc-binding dehydrogenase — protein sequence MKALQGVDGHVEWVQAPGPTCDVGQVRIRVAAAGLNRADLLQRAGLYPPPPGASEILGLECAGIISEVGPGSSWQVGDRVCALLAGGGMAEEVVVDARHILPVPEGLSLVEAAALPEVYSTAWLNLFQLAALKPGEKVLLHAGASGVGSAAIQLCKAFGNPCWVSVGSADRLAYCQELGAVGGVVRTEGLEALNDFAPFDVILDPVGANYAQLNLKLLARDGRWVIIGLMGGREAHLDLAQVLAKRVQVLGSTLRNRDDQFKADLLSDLGQQVWPLFVEGRLKPQLAKTFPVRDAEAAFAELAGNQVSGKLVLVIDESLV from the coding sequence GTGAAGGCATTGCAAGGCGTTGACGGACATGTGGAGTGGGTTCAGGCACCTGGCCCGACCTGTGACGTGGGGCAGGTGCGCATTCGGGTGGCTGCAGCGGGGCTCAACCGCGCCGATCTGCTGCAGCGTGCGGGCCTTTATCCGCCGCCACCGGGGGCCAGTGAAATCCTCGGGCTCGAATGCGCCGGGATCATCAGTGAAGTCGGGCCCGGGTCGTCCTGGCAGGTCGGCGACCGGGTTTGCGCGCTGCTGGCCGGCGGTGGCATGGCCGAGGAGGTGGTGGTCGATGCCCGGCATATACTGCCGGTGCCCGAAGGGTTGAGCCTGGTCGAGGCGGCAGCCCTGCCGGAGGTCTACAGCACGGCCTGGCTGAACCTGTTCCAGCTTGCCGCGCTCAAGCCCGGTGAAAAGGTCTTGCTGCATGCCGGTGCCAGTGGCGTCGGTTCGGCGGCCATCCAGTTGTGCAAGGCGTTCGGCAACCCGTGCTGGGTCAGTGTCGGCTCGGCGGATCGACTGGCCTATTGCCAGGAGTTGGGCGCTGTCGGTGGCGTGGTACGCACGGAGGGTCTGGAGGCCTTGAATGACTTTGCCCCCTTCGATGTGATCCTGGATCCGGTCGGGGCCAACTATGCCCAGTTGAACCTCAAGCTGCTGGCCCGTGATGGCCGTTGGGTGATCATCGGCCTGATGGGCGGGCGCGAGGCGCATCTTGACCTGGCCCAGGTGCTGGCCAAGCGTGTGCAGGTGCTGGGTTCGACCCTGCGCAACCGCGACGATCAGTTCAAGGCCGACCTGCTCAGCGATCTGGGGCAGCAGGTGTGGCCGTTGTTTGTGGAGGGGCGCTTGAAGCCGCAGCTGGCCAAGACGTTCCCGGTGCGCGATGCCGAGGCGGCGTTTGCCGAGCTGGCGGGCAATCAGGTGTCGGGCAAGTTGGTGTTGGTGATTGACGAGAGTTTGGTTTAA